TCAACTTATATCCCCAATTCAATTATTTCTAGAGTAAATTCCAATCAAAAAAATGTCAAAGTTGACAAGTATTTTATTGCCTGTTTTAAAAAAGCCAAAGAAGTTTGGAAGAATACTAATGGTGCTTTTGACCCAACGGTTTACCCCTTAGTAAATGCATGGGGCTTTGGTCCAGGAAAAAAACAAAAAATTGAAAAGGAAAAAATTGATAGCATCCTTAAGTTTGTTGGTTTTGATTTGATTGAATTAAAAGGAAACACAATAGTTAAAAAAGATCCTCGAGTTGCCCTTGATTTTAACGCCTTTGCCCAAGGATATTCAGTGGATGTAGTTTCTGGATTTTTAAATTCAAAAGGAATTCACAATTATATAGTTGAAATTGGTGGGGAAGTTTATGCCAATGGTAAGAAACCAAATGGTGAGAATTGGAGTATTGGAATTGAAAAACCTATTGACAATAAAACGGAATTAAACCCTCTGAAAGCAGTAGTCAAATTAGAAAACTTAGCAGTAGCGACTTCTGGAAATTATAGAAGATTTATTATTGAAGATGGCGTTAAGTACGCTCATCATATAGATCCTAAAACAGGATATCCAACCAAAAATAATTTACTAAGCGCTTCTGTTTTCTCGAAACAATGTATCAGTTCTGATGCCAATGCTACAGGTATTTTAGTAATGGGATTAGAAAAGGCTAAAGCGTTTTTACAAAAGCATACTGAACTTCAAGCTTATTTGATTTATTCTGATGAAAAAGGGAATTATCAAATCTTTGAAACACCTGGCATAAAACTAATACTTTCTGAAGTAACTGATGAAGAATAAAAAAAGCATCCATAAATGGATGCTTTTTCCTAAAAACATAGTCTCAAAAAAATTATTTATCCAAAAGAACTTTATAAGTTGCTGTTCCTTTGTCATTAGTTAAACTAAAAATATAAATACCATTAGCAAAGGAAGATAGATCTATCTTTTTAGTGGTATCAATCAATGAAGAATCAACATCTTCGCTATAAACTACTTCACCTAAAATATTTACTACTTTAATATTGTTAACTTCATTTTTAAAATCAATATTAAAAATACCTTTTGATGGGTTAGGATAAACTACAAAAGCTGGTGTAGTATTAAAATCTTCAACACCTAAAGTTGCTGCCCAACTTAAAGAAATTGCGGTAAAGTTAGTGTCAGCTGCTGGAGTTTGTGAATCAGTATTTGGACCTTTAGTAAAAGGGAAATATCTTGTTGCTGTAGCGCTACTATGTCCCCATGTTTCTTGAACAACTACTCTATAAGATCCATCTGCTACAACTGTACCAGCAACGTTTGTTCCGTTCCAAGTGTATGTATGAGGTAAAAACGCATTCGCTAATGAATTAGGCGTTCCAGTTGCTCCTCTTCCCATTGTTGCTCCAGTAGAGGCATCTACAACGCTACTTCCAGATTTAGAAACCCAAGTTGCTAAATGATCATTGGTCCCACCTGCCCAATAACGGGCTTTAGTTTTAACAAAAGTTGAAGTTCCTGCAGTAGTTCCACATGGAGTACAACTTTCAATCCAAACAGCTATTACATATCTACCATCAGTTTCATAATTCCCTGAGGTATGCTTTGGACAAGTTAATGTAAATGTTAATGTTCCTGCTGTCTGAGCTGATGCTTTAAAAGAAAAACCGAACATCACAAATATCGTTGCAATACTTAGTATAATTTTTTTCATAATTAAAATGTTTTACTTTTTTGAACTAAATGAATTTCATTTAAGTTCTTATTATTATTTATTTTCAAGTGGTAATTTAATAGTGATTTTAGCAGTTTCTGCTAATGTTTTTTTGGCTAATGCAGGAACTTCAAGTTTATAATCAGCAAGTTTAATAGTGAAACTTCCAGCAATATTTAATTTAGCACCTTCACTAGTAACAGTCATTTTAGTTTTTACTTTATTAGTCACTCCGTGAATAGTCAAATCACCTTCTACATCGTAACTTCCAGTTTTTCCATCATAATTTAAAACCTTTCCCTTGAAACTTGCTTTAGGAAGTTTATCACTTTCCATATAGTTTTCATTGAAATGTTCTTCCATTAAAGGAGATTTGAACTTGAATGATTTTACCATAGCTTGAACAACAACTTCACCAGTAGATTTGTCAAAAATACTTGAAACTGTTTTGTTAGTTCCTATAACTTCGTCCATAGCTCCAGGAACAGTGGCGTCAAACTTAATCTCTCCAACACGTGTCATCATTTTTTGAGAAAATGCTGCTCCACCTATTAAAAGAGCTACTACTATAATTGCAATTTTTTTCATAATTATTTTAATTTATTATTGTTGGATAAGCCCTTGATCTATCCATGCATTAAACATATCTATTTGTACTTGAGGTAATTTACCTGTTTGTGGCATTAATCCACATGAAGAGCCATCAAGTCTACAAGCAATATTATCAGCATTATCAACTACTTGTTGATAGGTTTCTAATGGAGAATCTGGTCGAGTCCCATTGACACTATGACATGATACACATTGTGCAGTCATTATTTGTTTTATTTTACCTTCATACGTTGGATTGGCAACAAAACCTGAAATACCCGAATAGGTATTCGATTCGCAAGAAACTACTAATGTTCCAATGGCTACTAAAAAAAGAATTTTTACTGTTTTCATATTGTTAAAAAGCTCTATACATGTTAAACCCAAAATAAATACTTCCTCCTGCGTCCCATCTTCCTGTGGTGTTGGTAAAATAAGCAACATCATTCATAGGCTGAGAACTAGAGAAAACTAACTGAAATACGTGACCTCCTGTTTCTATATCAAAACCGGCTGTTAAAGGATTGTGATAATATTCATGCTCTACTGGAGTTAAACGAGCAGCATATTCTAAATTAAAACTAATTCTTTTAGATAATTTACATCTTCCGCCGAAACCAATAGCCATTTGATCTTTTCTATCTGTCCCTGGTTGTAAATCATATAAGTTTTTGTGAATAAACACTGGATTAACTTCTAATGAAATGGCATCAGAAAATTTTCTTGAAATAAGTAATTGACTAGTAAATGCGAAACGATTTGATTCTTTAAAATCTGGATACAAATTAGGATCAAATTTAGAGGAATTGATGTCCATTGTATTGTATCCTACTATAGTAAATGGAAAACCGTTCTCCAATTGATTCGCCAATCTATATTTGATAGAAAATTCGAATGTTTTTTGATAAGTGTGGCGAGACAATCCTAAAGACAACCAATCCGTTGCTCCATAAATCCCACCTAATCTTGTTAATGCATTGTCTAGACCAAAGAAATTATTGATTCCTTCTTTTAAATCACCAAAACGGTGAGAAACTAGAAAATACCACTCATTTTTGGCTGGTAACTTAGTGGATTGCATATTACATACTTGCAATCCTTTAAATGCTGCTGAAACAGCTAGTTTTTGTTTTGGCACTGAATCGAGTTCACTCATTAAATCCTGAGCACTTGCTGCATTAAAAGCAAATATCAAGAAAGCTGAACACGCAATTTTAATTAATTTCATCTTGAGTTTATTTGTTATTTGATTGGTTACATTGGTCTAATTTTAATTCCCCTAAAAGATCATCATATCCTACTACTCTTCCTTTAATAGTCACATTTTGACCATTTTTTATAGTAGTATCAGCTGAAGAAAAATTACAATTAACAGCATTATCTAATATCACTTCTTTATCGTTAACAGAAGTTACAGTTCCCGAAATAGCAACTGGTTTTTCTAAATACTTTTTGTTAGCAGCATCAACGTTTGAAGTAAACTCAGCAACAATGGCTTTTGTTGTTATTGTAAAGGCAGCTTCTTCTGACTGGATATCTCTTTTGCCTCCGTGGTAAGCATAATAGCGAGCTCCAAAAAAGCCTCCTACTGCTATGACTACTAATAGAAGTAGTATTTTGATTGTTTTATTCATATATAAAGTATTTAAAGTGCTTATAATTGTAACTTATTTTAATCTCAAATCTTATTTCATTAAGTGAAAATTGATTATACAACTAAATGATATTGCTTATATGATGGTTAAAACAAACATGACAAATAATACCCCACCCAAAATTTAAAAAAAAGTCTATAAAAGTGAAAAAAAATAGATAAAAGGACCAAATCAAATTAAAATTAAGCCAAATTCTTTCAAAATAG
The window above is part of the Flavobacterium sp. N1994 genome. Proteins encoded here:
- a CDS encoding DUF5777 family beta-barrel protein → MKLIKIACSAFLIFAFNAASAQDLMSELDSVPKQKLAVSAAFKGLQVCNMQSTKLPAKNEWYFLVSHRFGDLKEGINNFFGLDNALTRLGGIYGATDWLSLGLSRHTYQKTFEFSIKYRLANQLENGFPFTIVGYNTMDINSSKFDPNLYPDFKESNRFAFTSQLLISRKFSDAISLEVNPVFIHKNLYDLQPGTDRKDQMAIGFGGRCKLSKRISFNLEYAARLTPVEHEYYHNPLTAGFDIETGGHVFQLVFSSSQPMNDVAYFTNTTGRWDAGGSIYFGFNMYRAF
- a CDS encoding T9SS type A sorting domain-containing protein, producing the protein MKKIILSIATIFVMFGFSFKASAQTAGTLTFTLTCPKHTSGNYETDGRYVIAVWIESCTPCGTTAGTSTFVKTKARYWAGGTNDHLATWVSKSGSSVVDASTGATMGRGATGTPNSLANAFLPHTYTWNGTNVAGTVVADGSYRVVVQETWGHSSATATRYFPFTKGPNTDSQTPAADTNFTAISLSWAATLGVEDFNTTPAFVVYPNPSKGIFNIDFKNEVNNIKVVNILGEVVYSEDVDSSLIDTTKKIDLSSFANGIYIFSLTNDKGTATYKVLLDK
- a CDS encoding YceI family protein, which produces MKKIAIIVVALLIGGAAFSQKMMTRVGEIKFDATVPGAMDEVIGTNKTVSSIFDKSTGEVVVQAMVKSFKFKSPLMEEHFNENYMESDKLPKASFKGKVLNYDGKTGSYDVEGDLTIHGVTNKVKTKMTVTSEGAKLNIAGSFTIKLADYKLEVPALAKKTLAETAKITIKLPLENK
- a CDS encoding OB-fold putative lipoprotein, which codes for MNKTIKILLLLVVIAVGGFFGARYYAYHGGKRDIQSEEAAFTITTKAIVAEFTSNVDAANKKYLEKPVAISGTVTSVNDKEVILDNAVNCNFSSADTTIKNGQNVTIKGRVVGYDDLLGELKLDQCNQSNNK
- a CDS encoding FAD:protein FMN transferase → MKKIHFFSFLLISIFGYAQNEPVKIEGEAQGTTYHITYFDKKNRNLKPEIEKLLKDFDKSVSTYIPNSIISRVNSNQKNVKVDKYFIACFKKAKEVWKNTNGAFDPTVYPLVNAWGFGPGKKQKIEKEKIDSILKFVGFDLIELKGNTIVKKDPRVALDFNAFAQGYSVDVVSGFLNSKGIHNYIVEIGGEVYANGKKPNGENWSIGIEKPIDNKTELNPLKAVVKLENLAVATSGNYRRFIIEDGVKYAHHIDPKTGYPTKNNLLSASVFSKQCISSDANATGILVMGLEKAKAFLQKHTELQAYLIYSDEKGNYQIFETPGIKLILSEVTDEE